A window of Ignavibacterium sp. contains these coding sequences:
- the ffh gene encoding signal recognition particle protein, with amino-acid sequence MFEELSLKLDAALKKITGQGRLTEANISDTLREIRRILLDADVNYKVAKDFIEKVKEKALGKEVIASITPGQLITKIIYDELVELLGGGHSEIVLNPTGATIILVVGLQGSGKTTFSAKLAKRLKERKRKVLLVAADIYRPAAIEQLKILGQQIDVPVFSLAQKDARLVASESLKYTKDKGLDTLIIDTAGRLHVDDEMMKEVADIKEIVKPTETLFVVDSMTGQDAVNSAKAFNETVNFDGIVLSKLDGDARGGAAISIRSVVGKPIKFVSNGEKLENLDVFYPDRLASRILGKGDIISLVEKAQESIDELEAKRMEEKLRKNKFDFEDFLKQIKLIKKMGSLSSLIGMIPGLGSQIKNAQIDDKALIKVEAIINSMTKQERENPKVLNGSRRKRIARGSGTTIQDVNRLIKQFQEMQRMMSLMNKKGFFNSSNKNFKFN; translated from the coding sequence ATGTTTGAAGAATTATCCTTAAAATTAGATGCTGCTCTTAAGAAGATAACAGGTCAGGGAAGACTTACCGAAGCTAACATTTCTGATACTCTCAGAGAAATCCGAAGAATACTTCTTGATGCTGATGTAAATTATAAAGTTGCAAAAGACTTTATTGAAAAAGTTAAAGAAAAAGCTCTTGGTAAGGAAGTTATCGCTTCCATCACACCGGGTCAGTTAATTACTAAGATAATTTATGATGAACTTGTAGAATTACTTGGTGGTGGTCATTCGGAAATTGTACTTAATCCAACCGGTGCGACGATAATTCTTGTTGTAGGATTACAAGGTTCTGGTAAAACAACTTTTTCAGCAAAGCTTGCTAAAAGACTTAAAGAAAGAAAAAGAAAAGTACTGCTTGTTGCTGCAGATATTTACAGACCTGCTGCAATCGAACAATTAAAAATTTTAGGTCAGCAAATTGATGTTCCCGTATTCTCACTTGCGCAAAAGGATGCCCGGCTGGTAGCTTCGGAATCACTAAAGTATACTAAGGACAAAGGTTTAGATACTCTTATTATTGATACTGCCGGAAGACTTCATGTTGATGATGAAATGATGAAAGAAGTTGCTGACATTAAAGAAATTGTAAAACCAACAGAGACTTTATTTGTTGTTGATTCGATGACAGGGCAGGATGCAGTTAATTCTGCAAAAGCTTTTAATGAAACTGTTAACTTTGATGGAATTGTTCTTTCGAAACTTGATGGTGATGCAAGAGGTGGTGCTGCTATTTCCATTAGGTCTGTTGTTGGCAAACCAATTAAATTTGTTTCAAACGGTGAGAAGTTAGAAAATCTTGATGTGTTCTATCCTGACAGATTAGCATCCAGAATTCTTGGCAAAGGCGATATTATTTCTTTGGTTGAAAAAGCCCAGGAAAGCATTGATGAGCTTGAAGCCAAGCGAATGGAAGAAAAATTAAGAAAGAATAAATTTGATTTTGAAGATTTTCTTAAGCAAATTAAGCTCATAAAGAAAATGGGTTCTTTGTCAAGTTTGATTGGAATGATTCCCGGACTTGGTTCTCAGATAAAAAATGCGCAAATTGATGACAAAGCACTGATAAAAGTTGAGGCAATAATTAACTCGATGACTAAACAAGAAAGAGAAAATCCCAAAGTTCTGAACGGTAGTCGTCGAAAACGAATTGCTCGTGGAAGCGGAACCACTATTCAGGATGTGAATCGTTTAATCAAGCAATTTCAGGAAATGCAAAGGATGATGAGCCTGATGAATAAAAAAGGATTCTTCAACTCATCAAATAAAAATTTTAAATTTAATTGA
- the rpsP gene encoding 30S ribosomal protein S16 → MAVKLRLRRMGKKKQPIYKIVAADSRSPRDGKFIEAVGVYNPLTNPHTIDLKEDRVNYWLNCGAIPTLTVRSLLSQKGILLKRHLEKKGFPQEKVEAEIQNWQKLKEASAQKGQTRKKKKSASEEQKAEAPAN, encoded by the coding sequence TTGGCTGTTAAGTTAAGACTAAGAAGAATGGGTAAGAAGAAACAACCCATCTACAAAATTGTTGCTGCGGATTCCCGTTCACCAAGAGATGGGAAATTTATTGAAGCAGTTGGTGTGTATAATCCTCTGACAAATCCTCATACAATTGATCTGAAAGAGGATAGAGTAAACTACTGGTTAAATTGCGGTGCAATTCCTACTTTAACTGTTAGAAGTTTATTAAGTCAGAAAGGAATATTACTTAAGAGACATCTCGAGAAAAAAGGATTTCCGCAGGAAAAAGTTGAAGCAGAAATTCAGAACTGGCAAAAGTTAAAAGAAGCCAGTGCTCAGAAGGGTCAAACCAGGAAGAAAAAGAAATCTGCTTCAGAAGAGCAGAAAGCAGAAGCACCTGCTAACTAA
- the atpH gene encoding ATP synthase F1 subunit delta, producing MSYGKVAIRYATSFLESSIEKKTLDRAADDMSVVLNAIESSSLLRRFLENPVVKTEQKKSVLREIFSKNVSADTINFIEFVVDKNRESALKDIAEKFLELKDEYSGVARVEIKSAFELSSEQKKMLEQRFESILNKKVIANYSVDEKVIGGFVAKVKDTVYDASIAHQLELLRQQLLKGSLLLN from the coding sequence ATGAGTTACGGAAAAGTTGCAATAAGATATGCTACTTCATTTCTTGAATCCTCTATCGAGAAGAAAACTCTTGATAGAGCAGCCGATGATATGAGTGTCGTTTTAAATGCGATTGAATCCAGTTCTTTATTGAGAAGATTTCTTGAAAATCCGGTTGTTAAAACTGAGCAAAAGAAATCTGTTTTAAGAGAAATTTTTAGCAAAAATGTTTCGGCTGATACAATCAATTTCATTGAATTTGTAGTTGATAAAAATCGTGAGTCTGCACTTAAAGATATTGCAGAGAAATTTTTAGAACTTAAAGATGAATATTCCGGTGTCGCAAGAGTCGAAATAAAATCTGCATTTGAGCTTAGCTCTGAGCAGAAAAAAATGCTTGAGCAGAGATTTGAATCAATTCTCAATAAAAAAGTTATTGCGAATTATTCGGTTGATGAAAAAGTTATCGGTGGTTTTGTTGCAAAAGTTAAAGATACAGTTTATGATGCCTCTATTGCCCATCAGCTTGAGTTGTTGCGTCAGCAATTATTAAAAGGAAGTTTATTACTTAACTAA
- the atpG gene encoding ATP synthase F1 subunit gamma, translating into MATLRDIKQRIKGVKSTQQITKAMKMVAAAKLRRATEAILNARPYARKIQTLLSHLASNDDLMNNPLFISRDVKNVAVVVVTADRGLCGAFNTNIIREATRYIQEELQEKNISHSLFCLGKKGSDYFSKRNYNVVQINPGIFASLNYSIAQRLSDQLISGFLNGEFDKVILIFNEFKSIIQQKIVVEQFLPIPVDSNEKSESHAEANYIYEPNQKAIFEYLIPKHLKAQLWRVLLESNAAEFAARMTAMDNATTNAKELIRTLNLKYNKERQAAITKEILEIVSGANALKAS; encoded by the coding sequence ATGGCAACATTAAGAGACATAAAGCAGAGAATAAAAGGCGTTAAAAGTACGCAGCAAATTACTAAAGCAATGAAAATGGTTGCTGCGGCAAAGTTGCGTCGTGCTACGGAAGCTATCTTAAATGCAAGACCATACGCAAGAAAAATTCAAACTTTACTTTCACACCTTGCAAGCAATGACGACCTGATGAATAATCCTTTGTTTATTTCTCGCGATGTTAAAAATGTTGCTGTTGTTGTTGTGACTGCTGACAGAGGCCTTTGCGGTGCATTCAATACAAATATTATTCGTGAAGCCACTCGTTATATTCAGGAAGAACTGCAGGAAAAAAATATTTCACATAGTTTGTTTTGCCTCGGTAAAAAAGGTTCTGATTATTTTTCAAAAAGAAATTATAATGTTGTTCAGATAAATCCCGGCATTTTCGCTTCGCTCAATTATTCAATTGCACAGCGGCTTTCTGATCAACTAATCTCTGGTTTTCTAAATGGTGAATTTGATAAAGTGATTCTGATATTCAATGAATTTAAATCAATTATTCAACAGAAAATTGTTGTAGAGCAATTCCTTCCGATTCCTGTTGATAGCAATGAAAAAAGTGAAAGCCACGCTGAAGCAAATTATATCTACGAGCCGAATCAAAAAGCAATATTTGAATATCTTATTCCCAAACATCTCAAAGCTCAGCTTTGGAGAGTTTTACTCGAATCAAATGCTGCTGAATTTGCGGCGAGAATGACTGCTATGGATAATGCAACAACTAATGCCAAGGAATTGATTAGAACTTTAAATCTTAAATACAACAAAGAACGACAAGCTGCAATTACAAAAGAGATACTTGAAATTGTATCCGGTGCAAATGCATTAAAGGCAAGCTGA
- a CDS encoding polymer-forming cytoskeletal protein produces MKSKTNGSYMDEVTIISSGVVIEGKVNSNGNIRVDGTIKGDIVAQGNLTVGDSGNIQGQLTGDIVTIGGKVEGSVNAKDKLVLEAKSVLKGDIVTKVLVVEAGAVFEGKSSMSGHSSAPKIQS; encoded by the coding sequence TTGAAATCAAAAACAAATGGAAGTTATATGGACGAAGTCACTATCATAAGCAGTGGTGTTGTCATTGAAGGTAAAGTAAACAGCAATGGCAATATCCGTGTTGACGGAACAATTAAAGGGGATATCGTTGCTCAGGGGAATCTTACTGTCGGTGATTCAGGAAATATTCAGGGACAGCTAACAGGCGATATAGTAACCATTGGTGGAAAAGTTGAAGGTTCTGTAAATGCTAAAGATAAACTTGTACTGGAAGCAAAATCTGTTCTAAAAGGAGATATTGTTACCAAAGTATTGGTTGTTGAAGCTGGTGCTGTGTTCGAAGGAAAAAGTTCGATGAGCGGACATTCGTCAGCTCCTAAAATTCAGTCCTGA
- a CDS encoding M23 family metallopeptidase, translating into MKIKFDKKRLKKLTEFSVVLVPHDPSTGTKTIKLSFLKITTLILIYTLIVLILGFYLITFVSLDNYLLPDSYRYNTPEKMQLRELNEKIIRLANELEKLKSNNERLKNILLNQDSTIFRDENTQSSPQFKKNPAGGNVYFAFLNFLSTIFTEDNTTQVIFIKPTDGYLSRKFDPENGHLGIDFATKENNPIFASAGGYISFAGYTPEYGYVVIINHPDDFITRYMHCSAIIRKQGERIIQGEVIALAGNSGTRTTGTHLHFEIWHKGKPVDPEKFLIKF; encoded by the coding sequence ATGAAAATTAAATTCGATAAAAAACGGTTAAAGAAACTAACTGAATTTTCTGTGGTCTTGGTTCCACACGATCCATCAACCGGAACTAAAACTATCAAACTTTCTTTTCTAAAAATCACTACACTAATTCTGATTTATACTTTAATCGTTTTGATTTTAGGATTTTATCTTATCACTTTTGTCTCACTCGATAATTATCTACTTCCGGATAGTTACAGATATAACACACCTGAAAAAATGCAGTTGAGAGAATTGAATGAAAAAATTATTCGTCTTGCCAATGAACTAGAAAAACTCAAATCTAACAATGAGAGATTAAAAAATATTTTATTAAATCAGGATTCAACAATATTCAGAGATGAGAATACACAGAGTTCTCCTCAATTTAAAAAAAATCCAGCCGGCGGGAATGTCTATTTTGCTTTTCTGAATTTTTTATCAACAATCTTCACAGAAGATAATACTACTCAGGTTATTTTTATTAAACCTACGGATGGATATCTGAGTAGGAAATTTGACCCGGAAAACGGGCATCTCGGTATCGACTTTGCAACTAAAGAAAATAATCCGATATTTGCATCAGCAGGAGGTTATATTTCTTTTGCTGGCTATACTCCGGAATACGGTTATGTTGTTATAATTAATCATCCTGATGACTTTATAACAAGATATATGCATTGTTCAGCAATAATCAGAAAGCAAGGCGAAAGGATTATTCAGGGAGAAGTTATAGCATTAGCTGGTAATTCCGGTACCAGAACAACAGGTACGCATTTACATTTTGAGATCTGGCATAAAGGCAAACCTGTGGATCCTGAAAAGTTTCTTATAAAATTTTAA
- the atpB gene encoding F0F1 ATP synthase subunit A, whose protein sequence is MDSLTTQIATDSLKNSHSESGGSWILHHVMDGNYLDFSPFGKVYLPHLELFGFDISITRHVVFMWLAAILLTYVFIKVAKSYQNSLVPKGTTNFWEVFIVFVRDEIAKPTIGKGYERFLPYLLTAFFFILFGNFLGLIPFSATFTSNIAVTATLATMSFLAIQLGGIKNNGFFGYFKGLIPHGVPVFLLPIMIVVEVLGLFTKPFALAIRLFANMTAGHIVIYALISLIFVMQSYLISPVSVGMALFIYSLEVLVALLQAYIFTMLSSLFIGMAVHQEH, encoded by the coding sequence ATGGATTCTTTAACAACACAGATAGCAACCGACAGTCTGAAAAATTCTCACTCAGAATCCGGTGGAAGTTGGATTCTTCACCATGTTATGGATGGAAACTATCTGGATTTCTCACCGTTTGGAAAGGTCTATCTTCCGCATTTGGAATTGTTTGGATTTGATATTTCAATTACACGGCATGTTGTGTTTATGTGGCTGGCAGCTATTCTGCTTACATATGTTTTTATTAAAGTAGCAAAATCATATCAAAATTCTCTTGTTCCAAAAGGCACAACAAATTTCTGGGAAGTTTTTATTGTATTCGTTCGCGATGAAATTGCTAAACCAACCATTGGTAAAGGTTACGAAAGATTTCTTCCGTATTTGTTAACAGCATTCTTTTTCATTTTGTTTGGAAACTTTTTAGGACTTATACCTTTTTCCGCAACATTCACAAGTAACATTGCTGTTACGGCAACACTTGCAACGATGTCATTTTTAGCAATTCAACTTGGTGGAATTAAGAACAACGGATTCTTTGGATACTTTAAGGGGTTAATACCTCACGGCGTTCCGGTTTTTCTTTTACCGATTATGATTGTAGTTGAGGTGCTTGGCTTATTTACAAAACCATTTGCTTTAGCGATTCGTCTTTTTGCTAATATGACTGCCGGACATATTGTTATCTATGCATTGATAAGTTTGATATTTGTTATGCAAAGCTATCTTATTTCTCCTGTTTCAGTGGGAATGGCTTTGTTTATTTATAGTTTGGAAGTTTTAGTAGCATTGCTACAAGCTTATATATTCACAATGCTGTCATCTCTGTTTATCGGAATGGCAGTTCATCAGGAACATTAA
- a CDS encoding KH domain-containing protein: protein MKEFIEFIAKHLVDHPDGVVVEEKAVEEKKVVLSLKVKPEDVGKVIGKQGKTAQAMRTLLTAVAAKDGKRAVLEIED from the coding sequence ATGAAAGAATTCATTGAATTCATTGCCAAGCATCTGGTTGACCACCCGGATGGTGTTGTTGTTGAAGAAAAGGCAGTTGAAGAAAAGAAAGTTGTTCTTTCTCTGAAAGTAAAACCTGAAGATGTCGGTAAAGTTATCGGCAAACAAGGTAAAACTGCCCAGGCAATGAGAACATTGCTTACTGCTGTAGCAGCTAAAGATGGTAAGCGCGCTGTTTTGGAAATTGAAGATTAA
- a CDS encoding AtpZ/AtpI family protein, with translation MKTDPEKLSGVGKSLKEVGPYLGIGVQLAATIVLMVLIGNWLDKKFGQKFIFTLIFGLLGIFSGMYNLLKTLNYLEKRKKESNNAEK, from the coding sequence ATGAAAACTGATCCGGAAAAACTATCCGGTGTTGGTAAATCACTTAAAGAAGTTGGACCTTATCTTGGGATAGGGGTTCAACTTGCAGCAACAATTGTGTTGATGGTTTTGATTGGAAACTGGCTGGATAAAAAATTCGGCCAGAAATTTATATTTACTTTGATTTTCGGTCTTCTGGGTATTTTCTCAGGGATGTATAATTTGCTTAAAACTTTGAATTATCTTGAAAAAAGAAAAAAAGAATCAAACAATGCAGAAAAATAA
- the trmD gene encoding tRNA (guanosine(37)-N1)-methyltransferase TrmD, whose amino-acid sequence MRIDIISAVPELLTSPLNSSILKRAQNKKKIEIYVHNLRDYAFNKHKQIDDKPFGGGPGMILKPEPFFECIEKLQSERKYDHIIFTTPKGKIFDQKYANKLSLAKNIIIIAGHYKEIDDRVRQHFATDEISIGKFVLTGGELPALIIVDAVVRLIPGVLNDSEAALDDSFQDGEIVEAPYYTRPAEYRGMKVPEVLLSGNEKEIKKWKEEQSKILTEKWKNYNN is encoded by the coding sequence ATGAGGATTGATATTATATCTGCTGTACCTGAATTGTTAACAAGTCCCTTGAATTCAAGTATTCTTAAAAGGGCTCAGAATAAAAAGAAAATAGAAATATATGTTCACAATCTGCGAGATTATGCTTTTAATAAACACAAGCAGATTGATGATAAGCCGTTTGGCGGCGGTCCCGGAATGATTCTAAAGCCCGAACCGTTCTTTGAATGTATTGAAAAACTGCAAAGTGAAAGAAAATATGATCATATTATTTTCACAACACCGAAAGGAAAAATTTTTGATCAAAAGTATGCTAATAAACTTTCGCTTGCAAAGAATATAATTATAATTGCTGGTCACTATAAAGAAATTGACGATCGTGTAAGACAACATTTTGCAACTGATGAAATATCAATTGGTAAATTTGTTCTTACTGGCGGTGAGCTTCCTGCATTGATTATAGTTGATGCTGTGGTTCGATTAATTCCCGGAGTTTTAAATGATAGTGAAGCTGCTCTGGACGATTCATTTCAGGATGGTGAAATTGTTGAAGCACCTTATTATACAAGGCCGGCTGAATATCGTGGAATGAAAGTTCCTGAAGTTCTTCTTTCAGGAAATGAAAAAGAAATTAAAAAATGGAAAGAAGAACAATCTAAAATTTTAACTGAAAAATGGAAGAATTATAATAATTAG
- a CDS encoding ATP synthase F0 subunit C, which translates to MDFAYLAAGLGAGLTIFGGALGIGKLAAAAMDASGRQPEAAGAIRTSMIIAAALIEGISLFALVICFILASK; encoded by the coding sequence ATGGATTTCGCATATTTAGCAGCTGGCTTAGGAGCTGGATTAACAATTTTTGGCGGAGCTTTAGGTATTGGTAAATTAGCTGCTGCAGCTATGGATGCAAGCGGTCGTCAACCTGAAGCTGCTGGTGCAATCAGAACTTCAATGATTATTGCTGCTGCACTTATTGAAGGTATTTCTCTATTTGCATTGGTTATTTGCTTTATTCTTGCAAGTAAATAA
- the rimM gene encoding ribosome maturation factor RimM (Essential for efficient processing of 16S rRNA) produces the protein MNDFFLIAKVVAVSARDGFVKLKLFTDHPERLYTTKSIFVDFWGNKKKFVIEEILKRGDSYLLKLKNFSTERELQVFVGKEIFLEQKDLPPLEENSFYIHDLVGCKVFCADKFLGIVKDVLSTPANDVLEITDENNTTKLLPFVLKFFDEINPEQKIIFVKEDSGICDDED, from the coding sequence TTGAATGATTTTTTTCTTATTGCTAAAGTAGTTGCGGTTTCTGCTAGGGATGGTTTTGTAAAACTAAAACTTTTTACTGATCATCCGGAGAGACTCTATACTACTAAATCTATTTTTGTTGATTTCTGGGGTAATAAGAAAAAATTCGTAATTGAAGAAATTCTGAAAAGGGGTGATAGTTATCTTCTTAAGTTGAAAAATTTTTCAACTGAAAGAGAGCTGCAGGTTTTTGTTGGTAAAGAAATTTTTCTTGAGCAAAAAGATTTACCACCTCTGGAGGAAAATTCTTTTTACATTCACGATCTTGTTGGATGTAAAGTGTTTTGCGCTGATAAGTTTTTAGGTATTGTTAAGGATGTTCTTTCTACACCGGCTAATGATGTTTTGGAAATAACTGATGAGAATAATACAACTAAGCTTTTACCTTTTGTTCTTAAATTTTTTGATGAAATTAATCCTGAGCAAAAAATTATTTTTGTGAAAGAAGATAGTGGAATTTGTGATGATGAGGATTGA
- a CDS encoding L-threonylcarbamoyladenylate synthase, which produces MNTQVVKFINIDENFDQAIKFATELFFNGGVFIYPTDTIYGFGGNPFNDEVLRKITKIKGRPDWKRYIHLIGSVEILAKYADIKSEKFYDFLLSIWPNPISVVLKLNEQTRDILGSDTGAFRIPNNRFCLRFLNEIKMPLISTSVNRSGKEPMNDPDMIMQEFGKEIDALFYSSQKSFFEASTVIDLSDDKPKLIREGKIKFSDIIKNFK; this is translated from the coding sequence ATGAACACACAGGTAGTTAAATTTATAAATATTGATGAGAATTTTGATCAGGCAATAAAATTCGCAACCGAGCTATTTTTTAATGGCGGAGTTTTTATTTATCCTACTGATACAATTTATGGTTTTGGTGGTAATCCATTTAATGATGAAGTGCTAAGAAAGATTACAAAAATAAAAGGAAGACCGGATTGGAAAAGATATATTCATCTCATTGGCAGTGTTGAAATCCTGGCAAAGTATGCTGATATAAAATCCGAAAAGTTTTATGATTTTCTTCTGAGCATTTGGCCTAATCCGATTTCGGTTGTGTTAAAACTGAATGAGCAGACTCGTGATATTCTTGGCTCTGATACCGGAGCATTTCGTATCCCTAATAACAGATTTTGTCTCAGGTTTCTTAATGAAATAAAAATGCCACTCATTTCCACAAGTGTAAATCGTTCTGGCAAGGAGCCGATGAATGATCCTGATATGATAATGCAGGAATTTGGGAAAGAAATAGATGCACTTTTTTATTCATCCCAAAAATCATTTTTTGAAGCGTCAACTGTTATAGACTTAAGTGATGATAAACCTAAGTTAATTCGCGAAGGGAAGATTAAATTCTCTGACATAATCAAAAATTTCAAATAA
- the atpF gene encoding F0F1 ATP synthase subunit B — protein MIAKIYFAVISIIASEGGGGGLLSVDGGLAFWTTLTFLILLFILGKFAWKPILTALKQREEAIKESLAQAELAKEEAKKILAENQASLAKAEEESKKIIEQSRAYAENLKQQIINESKAQAQKLIEDASAEIERKKLAAFDELKNQVAQIAVDAASKILKENLDAEKNKQLVEKYIKEISKN, from the coding sequence ATGATAGCAAAAATTTACTTTGCTGTGATTTCTATTATTGCATCAGAAGGCGGTGGTGGTGGATTGCTCTCCGTTGATGGAGGTTTGGCATTCTGGACCACTTTAACTTTTCTGATCCTTCTCTTTATTCTTGGCAAGTTTGCCTGGAAACCTATTCTTACTGCACTTAAGCAAAGAGAAGAAGCAATAAAGGAATCTTTAGCTCAGGCAGAATTAGCAAAAGAAGAAGCCAAAAAAATTCTTGCTGAAAATCAGGCAAGTTTGGCAAAAGCAGAAGAGGAATCTAAAAAGATTATTGAACAGAGCAGAGCTTATGCTGAAAATCTTAAACAACAGATTATCAATGAAAGCAAAGCTCAGGCACAGAAACTTATTGAAGATGCTTCTGCTGAAATAGAAAGAAAAAAACTCGCAGCATTCGATGAATTGAAAAATCAGGTTGCTCAGATTGCTGTTGACGCAGCATCAAAAATTCTTAAAGAAAATTTGGATGCTGAAAAAAACAAACAGCTTGTTGAAAAGTATATCAAGGAAATCTCAAAGAACTGA
- the atpA gene encoding F0F1 ATP synthase subunit alpha, whose protein sequence is MAEVRPDEISEILRKQLTGFESEVDIYDVGTVLQVGDGIARVYGLSQVMASELVEFPNDVFGMVLNLEEDSVGVVLFGESTKVKEGDVVKRTKRVASMPVGEEMLGRVITPLGIPIDGKGPIKTEKFLPIERKALGVIQRQPVKEPLQTGITAIDAMIPIGRGQRELIIGDRQTGKTAVAIDAIINQKYTHTEEAKQLGIKPVYCVYVAIGQKESTVAQVVAKLEEHGAMAYTTVITASASDPAPLQFIAPYSGATLGEFFRDSGRHALCIYDDLSKQAQAYRELSLLLRRPPGREAYPGDVFYLHSRLLERASKLSDELGGGSLTALPVIETQQGDVSAYIPTNVISITDGQIYLESNLFNAGVRPAINVGISVSRVGGNAQIKAMKKVAGSLKLDLAQYRELEAFAKFGSDLDKATQATLAKGSRLVELLKQGQYSPVPVERQVVSIYLGTRGYMDSIAVHDIKRFEKEILEFISVKYNQIFENIKKEKDLSKETEEMIKKAAEEFLPTFKKS, encoded by the coding sequence ATGGCAGAAGTAAGACCTGATGAAATATCCGAAATATTAAGGAAACAATTAACAGGTTTCGAAAGTGAAGTTGATATCTATGATGTAGGAACTGTTCTGCAGGTTGGTGATGGTATTGCCCGCGTTTATGGATTATCCCAGGTTATGGCAAGTGAACTTGTTGAATTTCCTAATGATGTATTCGGAATGGTTCTTAACCTCGAAGAAGACAGCGTTGGTGTTGTTCTTTTTGGCGAATCAACCAAAGTAAAAGAAGGTGATGTTGTCAAAAGAACAAAGCGTGTTGCTTCGATGCCCGTTGGTGAAGAGATGCTTGGAAGAGTTATTACTCCGCTTGGTATTCCAATCGATGGAAAAGGACCAATCAAAACAGAAAAGTTTTTGCCAATTGAAAGAAAAGCTCTTGGTGTTATTCAAAGACAACCGGTTAAAGAACCTCTTCAAACTGGTATAACAGCTATTGATGCGATGATTCCAATAGGAAGAGGACAGAGAGAATTAATTATTGGTGATAGACAGACCGGAAAAACTGCAGTTGCTATTGATGCAATAATCAATCAAAAATACACTCACACAGAGGAAGCAAAGCAGTTAGGAATCAAACCAGTTTATTGCGTTTATGTTGCTATTGGTCAGAAAGAGTCTACTGTTGCTCAGGTTGTGGCAAAACTTGAAGAACATGGTGCAATGGCTTATACAACAGTTATTACTGCGTCTGCTTCTGATCCGGCACCACTGCAGTTCATAGCTCCGTATTCAGGTGCAACTTTGGGTGAATTCTTTAGGGATTCAGGAAGACATGCTCTTTGCATTTATGATGACTTATCAAAACAAGCTCAGGCATACAGAGAACTTTCTCTTCTTTTAAGAAGACCTCCCGGACGTGAAGCTTATCCTGGTGATGTTTTCTATCTTCACTCACGATTGCTTGAAAGAGCTTCAAAACTTAGTGATGAACTTGGTGGCGGAAGTTTAACTGCATTACCGGTAATTGAAACTCAGCAAGGTGATGTATCGGCTTATATTCCAACTAATGTTATTTCGATTACCGATGGTCAGATTTATCTGGAGTCGAATTTATTCAACGCAGGAGTTAGACCTGCAATCAATGTTGGTATCTCTGTATCTCGTGTTGGCGGTAATGCACAAATCAAAGCTATGAAAAAAGTTGCAGGTTCATTGAAACTTGATTTAGCACAATACAGAGAACTCGAAGCATTTGCAAAATTCGGTTCTGATTTGGATAAAGCAACTCAGGCAACTCTTGCAAAAGGTTCCAGATTAGTTGAATTGTTAAAACAAGGTCAGTATTCGCCGGTTCCTGTTGAGCGTCAGGTCGTTAGTATTTATTTAGGTACGCGCGGTTATATGGATTCAATTGCAGTTCACGATATAAAGAGATTTGAAAAAGAAATTCTTGAGTTCATTAGTGTGAAGTATAATCAGATATTTGAGAATATTAAGAAAGAAAAAGACTTAAGTAAAGAAACAGAAGAAATGATTAAAAAAGCTGCTGAAGAGTTTCTTCCAACATTTAAAAAATCTTAA